One Peribacillus simplex NBRC 15720 = DSM 1321 genomic region harbors:
- the tpiA gene encoding triose-phosphate isomerase, whose protein sequence is MRKPIIAGNWKMNKTLSEATAFLEEVSNLIPKQDLIDTVVCAPALFLDQLVQAAKGTDVKIGAQNMHFEESGAFTGEISPIALADLGVSYVILGHSERREMFNETDEAVNKKAHAAFAHRMTPIVCCGETLEQREAGETNDFVGSQIEKGLAGLSDEQLTQAVIAYEPIWAIGTGKSSSAQDANEVCAHIRSVVADKFSNEAAAAIRIQYGGSVKPENIKEYMAQPDIDGALVGGASLKTDSFLQLLEAGHYE, encoded by the coding sequence ATGCGTAAACCGATTATTGCAGGAAACTGGAAAATGAATAAAACACTATCTGAGGCGACTGCCTTTTTAGAAGAAGTGAGCAATTTGATTCCGAAGCAAGATTTAATCGATACGGTTGTATGTGCTCCAGCCTTGTTTTTGGATCAACTGGTTCAAGCAGCAAAAGGAACCGATGTGAAAATCGGGGCGCAGAACATGCACTTTGAAGAAAGTGGTGCTTTCACGGGAGAAATCAGCCCGATCGCTTTAGCTGATCTTGGTGTATCCTACGTCATACTTGGTCATTCCGAACGCCGGGAAATGTTCAACGAAACGGATGAAGCCGTTAATAAAAAAGCGCATGCCGCTTTTGCCCACCGGATGACCCCTATCGTTTGTTGCGGTGAAACACTTGAGCAAAGGGAAGCTGGCGAAACGAATGATTTCGTTGGCAGCCAGATTGAAAAAGGCTTAGCTGGATTATCTGACGAACAATTGACACAAGCCGTCATTGCATATGAGCCGATTTGGGCGATTGGAACAGGAAAATCGTCATCTGCTCAAGATGCAAATGAAGTTTGTGCACATATCCGTTCTGTGGTTGCTGACAAATTTTCAAATGAAGCAGCTGCAGCCATCCGTATTCAGTACGGTGGCAGTGTAAAACCTGAGAATATTAAAGAGTACATGGCACAACCTGATATAGATGGTGCGTTGGTAGGCGGGGCTAGCTTGAAAACCGATTCCTTTTTACAATTGCTGGAGGCTGGTCACTATGAGTAA
- the gap gene encoding type I glyceraldehyde-3-phosphate dehydrogenase, which yields MAVKVGINGFGRIGRNVFRAALSNPGVEIVAINDLTDANMLAHLLQYDTIHGSLNEKVTVDGEYLVVDGHKVKVLAERDPAQLAWGELGVEVVVESTGRFTKRADAAKHLEAGAKKVIISAPASDEDITIVMGVNEDKYDAANHHVISNASCTTNCLAPFAKVLHEQFGIKRGMMTTVHSYTNDQQILDLPHKDYRRARAAAENIIPTTTGAAKAVALVLPELKGKLNGMAMRVPTPNVSVVDLVAELEKDTTVEEVNAAFKKASEGELKGILEYSELPLVSTDYNGNPSSSTIDALSTMVMEGNMVKVLSWYDNETGYSSRVVDLIDYLAKKGL from the coding sequence ATGGCAGTAAAAGTTGGTATTAATGGTTTTGGACGTATTGGACGTAATGTATTTCGTGCAGCATTGAGTAATCCTGGGGTAGAGATTGTTGCTATTAACGACTTAACGGATGCTAATATGTTAGCGCACCTTCTTCAATACGATACAATTCATGGATCTCTTAATGAAAAAGTAACAGTTGATGGGGAGTACCTTGTTGTTGATGGTCATAAAGTCAAAGTATTGGCTGAACGTGATCCTGCACAATTAGCATGGGGTGAACTAGGAGTAGAAGTAGTTGTAGAATCTACAGGACGTTTCACAAAACGTGCAGATGCAGCTAAGCATTTAGAAGCTGGCGCGAAAAAAGTAATCATCTCTGCTCCTGCATCTGATGAAGATATCACAATTGTCATGGGTGTAAACGAAGACAAATATGATGCAGCAAACCACCATGTAATCTCTAATGCTTCTTGTACAACGAACTGCTTAGCTCCATTTGCTAAAGTGCTTCATGAACAATTCGGAATCAAACGCGGTATGATGACTACTGTTCACTCATATACAAATGATCAGCAAATCCTTGATTTGCCTCATAAAGATTACCGCCGTGCACGTGCAGCTGCCGAGAATATCATTCCTACAACAACTGGGGCGGCAAAAGCTGTTGCACTTGTTCTTCCTGAACTTAAAGGGAAATTAAATGGTATGGCAATGCGCGTACCTACTCCAAACGTGTCTGTAGTCGACCTTGTTGCAGAGCTTGAAAAAGACACAACAGTTGAAGAAGTTAATGCAGCATTCAAAAAGGCTTCTGAAGGCGAATTAAAAGGAATTCTTGAGTACAGCGAACTTCCGCTAGTATCAACTGACTATAACGGTAACCCATCATCATCTACCATTGATGCCCTTTCCACAATGGTAATGGAAGGAAACATGGTTAAAGTATTATCTTGGTATGATAATGAAACTGGATATTCTAGCCGTGTTGTTGATTTAATCGACTATTTGGCTAAAAAAGGATTGTAA
- a CDS encoding HPr family phosphocarrier protein: MVEKQVEVKLKTGLQARPAALFVQEANRFHSDVFLEKEGKKVNAKSIMGLMSLAISSGVSVKLIVEGRDEKEALEALEEFVQQEG; the protein is encoded by the coding sequence ATGGTGGAAAAACAAGTTGAGGTAAAATTGAAAACGGGTTTGCAAGCGCGGCCGGCAGCTCTTTTTGTACAAGAAGCTAACCGCTTTCATTCAGATGTTTTTCTTGAAAAAGAAGGAAAGAAAGTGAATGCAAAAAGTATAATGGGGTTAATGAGCCTTGCCATCAGTTCTGGCGTGTCTGTGAAGTTAATTGTCGAAGGACGCGATGAAAAAGAAGCGTTAGAGGCATTGGAAGAGTTCGTTCAGCAAGAGGGTTAA
- the whiA gene encoding DNA-binding protein WhiA, whose product MSFASETKKELTTLEGKDCCGKAELCALIRMNGSLSFSNRKLVVDIQTENAAIARRIYTLLKKSYEVQVELLVRKKMKLKKNNVYIVRMSSGGQRVLTDLEILGDGFEILHDISDTIVGKKCCKRSYLRGAFLAGGSVNNPETSSYHLEIFSLYKEHNDALCELMNKFDLKAKTLERKKGYIIYLKEAEKIAEFLSIVGAHSALLRFEDVRIVRDMRNSVNRLVNCETANLNKTIGASLRQVENIHYIEDTVGLSILPDKLREIAELRIAFQDITLKELGEMVSGGTISKSGINHRLRKIDEIADRLRGGEAIAAKK is encoded by the coding sequence ATGTCTTTTGCTTCAGAAACGAAAAAAGAACTTACTACATTAGAGGGAAAGGATTGCTGCGGTAAAGCGGAATTATGTGCGCTTATCCGGATGAACGGATCCCTTTCATTTTCTAATCGGAAGCTTGTTGTGGATATTCAAACTGAGAATGCTGCGATTGCCAGAAGGATTTATACGCTGCTGAAAAAGAGTTATGAGGTCCAGGTCGAGCTGTTGGTCCGTAAAAAGATGAAGCTTAAAAAGAATAATGTATATATTGTCAGGATGTCATCCGGAGGGCAGCGGGTTTTAACCGATTTGGAAATTTTAGGCGATGGCTTTGAAATTCTCCATGATATATCCGATACTATTGTTGGGAAGAAATGCTGTAAGCGTTCATACCTAAGAGGTGCATTTCTTGCGGGGGGTTCGGTAAATAATCCGGAAACGTCTTCCTATCACCTTGAGATTTTCTCACTTTATAAAGAGCACAATGATGCCCTTTGTGAGCTAATGAATAAGTTTGACTTGAAGGCCAAGACGCTTGAACGCAAGAAAGGGTACATCATTTATTTGAAAGAAGCCGAAAAGATTGCCGAGTTTTTAAGTATAGTTGGCGCCCATTCAGCTTTATTAAGGTTCGAGGATGTACGGATTGTCCGTGATATGCGTAATTCAGTGAATCGGCTTGTGAATTGTGAAACAGCCAATTTGAACAAAACAATCGGGGCCTCATTGCGCCAGGTTGAAAATATCCATTATATCGAGGATACGGTAGGGCTAAGCATTTTACCGGATAAGCTTCGGGAAATTGCGGAGCTTAGGATAGCATTTCAGGATATAACCTTAAAGGAACTTGGGGAAATGGTATCCGGGGGAACCATCAGTAAGTCCGGGATTAATCACCGATTACGAAAGATTGATGAAATAGCTGACAGGCTCCGTGGGGGAGAGGCTATTGCTGCGAAAAAATAA
- the clpP gene encoding ATP-dependent Clp endopeptidase proteolytic subunit ClpP, with protein MNLIPTVIEQTSRGERAYDIYSRLLKDRIIMLGSAIDDNVSNSIVAQLLFLEAENPEKDITLYINSPGGSITSGMAIYDTMQYIKPNVSTVCIGMAASMGAFLLAAGEKGKRYALPNSEVMIHQPLGGAQGQATEIEIAARRILHLKDKLNQILAERTGQPIEVLQRDTERDNFMTSERALEYGLIDKVITRSILDDKKDSK; from the coding sequence ATGAATTTAATTCCTACAGTTATCGAACAAACAAGTCGTGGGGAGCGTGCCTACGATATTTACTCCCGTTTATTAAAAGACCGGATCATTATGCTAGGAAGTGCAATTGACGATAATGTTTCCAACTCCATTGTTGCTCAATTACTATTTTTAGAAGCGGAAAATCCTGAAAAAGATATCACTCTATACATCAACAGCCCTGGTGGAAGCATCACTTCCGGTATGGCCATTTACGATACTATGCAATATATCAAACCTAATGTATCCACAGTATGCATCGGTATGGCCGCTTCCATGGGTGCTTTCCTATTGGCCGCTGGCGAAAAAGGCAAACGTTATGCGTTGCCAAACAGTGAAGTCATGATTCACCAACCACTTGGAGGAGCTCAAGGTCAAGCTACTGAAATTGAAATTGCTGCCCGCCGTATCCTTCACTTGAAAGATAAACTGAATCAAATATTGGCAGAACGTACTGGTCAACCTATTGAAGTCCTTCAAAGAGATACGGAGCGTGATAACTTCATGACTTCCGAAAGAGCTCTTGAATATGGCTTGATTGACAAAGTCATCACGCGCAGCATCCTTGATGATAAAAAAGACTCTAAATAA
- a CDS encoding sugar-binding transcriptional regulator, whose amino-acid sequence MRTLLEVQRKLLPDFLMVMQKRYDILRYIKMMQPVGRRSLSVSLNLTERTLRGEVDFLKSQNLVNIFSSGMTLTDEGIEILDKLEGIMREVMGIDIMERQLQDLLQVDEVIIVSGNCDETPWVKKELGKACANRMKREWNSKNIIAVTGGSTMAEVADSLSPDEASKKLTFVPARGGIGEAVQNQANTIVEKMAQKAQASYRVLYVPDQLSGEVYASFQKEPAIKEVISQIKSADMIIHGIGDAMAMAERRNSSPEMLKKLLDGNAVGEAFGYYYDENGKVVHKVLTVGIQLDDLSPEKRVITVAGGKTKAKAIRSYMKGAPSSTVLITDEAAAQELIQGNYTP is encoded by the coding sequence ATGCGTACATTACTTGAGGTACAAAGAAAATTATTACCAGATTTCCTTATGGTTATGCAAAAAAGATATGATATCCTGCGTTATATCAAAATGATGCAGCCGGTTGGAAGGCGCAGTCTGTCCGTGAGCCTTAATTTGACAGAGCGGACGCTTAGAGGTGAGGTTGATTTTCTGAAAAGTCAGAACCTGGTTAACATATTCAGCTCTGGCATGACGCTGACTGATGAAGGGATTGAAATCCTGGATAAGTTAGAAGGAATAATGCGTGAAGTAATGGGTATAGACATAATGGAACGGCAATTGCAGGATTTGTTACAAGTGGATGAAGTCATTATTGTCTCAGGAAATTGTGATGAGACCCCATGGGTGAAAAAAGAATTGGGTAAAGCTTGTGCAAACCGTATGAAACGAGAATGGAACTCAAAGAATATCATTGCGGTTACTGGCGGATCCACAATGGCCGAAGTGGCTGATTCGTTGTCACCTGATGAAGCGTCGAAGAAATTGACATTTGTCCCGGCCCGCGGGGGAATTGGTGAAGCAGTACAGAATCAGGCCAATACCATTGTCGAAAAAATGGCACAGAAGGCACAAGCCTCATACAGAGTGTTATATGTACCCGATCAATTAAGCGGTGAGGTTTATGCTTCATTTCAGAAGGAACCTGCAATTAAAGAAGTGATTTCCCAAATCAAATCTGCCGATATGATCATTCATGGAATCGGTGATGCCATGGCGATGGCTGAGAGAAGAAATTCTTCGCCAGAAATGTTAAAGAAGCTGTTAGATGGAAATGCTGTAGGAGAAGCATTCGGTTATTATTACGATGAAAACGGTAAAGTTGTTCATAAAGTTTTGACAGTCGGCATCCAGTTAGATGATCTTAGCCCTGAAAAGCGAGTGATAACTGTGGCAGGTGGTAAAACTAAAGCAAAGGCTATCCGTTCCTACATGAAAGGCGCACCTTCATCAACAGTGTTGATCACTGATGAAGCGGCGGCACAAGAGTTAATTCAGGGGAATTACACCCCTTAA
- the rpoN gene encoding RNA polymerase factor sigma-54, which produces MSMNMKAGLFQQQTLKMAMTQELMQAITLLQYSSQELSAFLENKMVENPLLSIDQPTSALFQPTFDRKKGKRTLKNTYDANYWIEQISEDTISLEQHIMSQVNHQQFSGEQQKAMLLLIHNLDENGYLRTQLDDICISGLSPVVLEESLTILQQLEPHGIGARNLQECLLLQVKAEGVNLLAESIIENHFLGFAEKRWKDLSKKIGVTMKEIQEVFDYVQTLNPRPASLFFQEKPSYIVPDVVVEARDGMLLVGNYDGNTPNLNVDKGYLNRMKSHKDQGVQRFIQDKWQEYQWISRGIQQRKETILKVIQCIVDKQPACFHHGLNYLKPMTMKEVADELGIHESTVSRAVKGKYVQTPFGTIEMRVFFTTSLQSVGLDEDMSGMQAKKSLQAAINGENKQKPLSDQDLAERLKEEHGIILARRTVAKYREQLGIPSSSKRKRYD; this is translated from the coding sequence ATGAGTATGAATATGAAAGCAGGACTTTTTCAACAGCAAACATTAAAGATGGCAATGACCCAAGAGCTTATGCAAGCTATTACATTGCTGCAATACTCCTCGCAGGAGCTATCGGCTTTTTTAGAAAATAAAATGGTGGAGAATCCATTACTGTCCATAGATCAGCCAACATCTGCTTTATTTCAGCCAACTTTTGACCGGAAAAAGGGTAAACGGACCCTTAAGAATACGTATGATGCCAACTATTGGATTGAACAGATCAGTGAAGATACAATATCGCTTGAACAGCATATCATGTCCCAGGTTAATCACCAGCAGTTTTCCGGTGAGCAACAGAAGGCAATGCTGCTATTAATTCATAACCTTGATGAAAACGGTTACTTGAGGACGCAGCTGGATGATATATGTATCTCAGGTTTATCTCCGGTCGTTTTGGAAGAAAGCCTCACAATTTTACAGCAACTCGAGCCGCATGGAATTGGAGCGAGAAATCTTCAAGAGTGCCTTTTGCTTCAGGTGAAAGCAGAAGGGGTGAATCTGCTGGCAGAATCGATCATAGAAAACCATTTCCTCGGTTTTGCTGAAAAGCGCTGGAAAGACTTAAGTAAGAAAATCGGTGTTACAATGAAGGAGATACAAGAAGTATTTGATTATGTCCAGACGTTGAACCCGCGTCCGGCTTCACTCTTTTTTCAGGAAAAACCTTCTTATATAGTGCCGGATGTGGTCGTGGAAGCTCGGGATGGCATGCTGCTTGTCGGGAATTATGATGGTAACACTCCCAATCTTAATGTGGATAAAGGGTATTTAAACCGAATGAAGAGCCATAAGGATCAGGGTGTTCAACGGTTTATCCAGGATAAGTGGCAGGAATACCAATGGATCTCCAGAGGGATTCAACAGAGGAAGGAAACTATATTGAAGGTCATTCAGTGCATCGTCGATAAACAGCCGGCGTGCTTTCATCATGGCCTGAACTATTTGAAGCCGATGACGATGAAAGAAGTCGCTGACGAACTTGGTATACATGAGTCCACAGTAAGCCGGGCGGTTAAAGGGAAATACGTGCAGACACCATTTGGCACGATAGAGATGCGGGTGTTTTTCACTACTTCTTTACAGTCAGTTGGCCTTGATGAGGATATGTCGGGCATGCAAGCAAAAAAGAGCCTACAGGCAGCCATCAATGGGGAAAATAAACAAAAGCCGCTTTCGGATCAAGACCTGGCAGAACGGTTGAAAGAGGAGCATGGAATTATCCTTGCCCGCCGAACCGTTGCGAAATACCGTGAACAATTAGGGATCCCTTCTTCATCTAAACGAAAAAGATATGATTGA
- a CDS encoding glutaredoxin family protein: MESNAFVLYSRDKCPLCDKAKLVLEEVKEESGIGYKEIDIHTDDDLLEKFGLMIPVVEWKDEIVQFGNVDKSALNQLLEK, translated from the coding sequence TTGGAATCAAATGCATTTGTTTTATATAGTAGGGATAAATGCCCGTTATGTGATAAAGCCAAGCTGGTACTAGAAGAAGTGAAAGAGGAGTCAGGCATAGGCTATAAGGAAATCGATATCCATACAGATGATGATTTGCTTGAGAAATTCGGGCTGATGATTCCTGTAGTAGAATGGAAAGATGAAATCGTTCAATTCGGAAATGTTGATAAATCAGCTCTAAATCAGCTTTTGGAAAAATAA
- a CDS encoding phosphoglycerate kinase, translating to MNKKSIRDIELKGKRVFCRVDFNVPMQDGKISDDTRIKAALPTISYLTEQGAKVILASHLGRPKGQVVEELRLAPVAERLSELSGKDVQKAEEAYGETVQSIIDNMQNGEILLLENVRFYTGEEKNDQELAKSFAALADVYVNDAFGAAHRAHASTEGIAHHLPAVAGLLMEKELSVLGKALSNPERPFTAIIGGAKVKDKIGVIENLLENVDHLIIGGGLGYTFIKAQGHEIGNSLLEEDKIELAKSFIESAKEKGVKLHLPIDAVVTAEFSPDAETENVDIDAIPSDKMALDIGPKTSGLFADVIKGSKLVIWNGPMGVFEFDKFANGTRTVAEALAEAKDTYSIVGGGDSAAAAEKFGLAEKMSHISTGGGASLEFMEGKELPGVVALNDK from the coding sequence ATGAATAAAAAGTCGATTAGAGATATTGAATTAAAGGGGAAACGCGTATTTTGCCGTGTTGATTTCAACGTTCCGATGCAGGACGGAAAGATTTCGGATGATACGAGAATCAAAGCTGCACTGCCGACGATTTCCTATCTGACAGAACAAGGCGCTAAAGTCATCTTAGCTAGCCACCTTGGCCGTCCAAAAGGACAAGTAGTTGAAGAATTGCGTTTAGCACCTGTTGCGGAAAGACTAAGCGAACTTAGTGGCAAAGATGTGCAAAAGGCAGAAGAAGCTTACGGCGAGACCGTTCAATCAATCATTGATAACATGCAAAATGGCGAGATCCTGTTGTTGGAAAACGTTCGTTTCTATACAGGAGAAGAGAAGAACGATCAAGAATTGGCGAAGTCATTTGCTGCACTGGCTGATGTTTATGTTAACGATGCATTCGGAGCTGCGCATCGTGCACATGCTTCAACTGAAGGAATAGCACACCATCTCCCAGCTGTTGCCGGATTGCTGATGGAAAAAGAACTTTCTGTGCTAGGAAAAGCGTTATCCAACCCGGAGCGTCCTTTTACAGCTATAATTGGCGGAGCAAAAGTAAAGGATAAGATAGGCGTTATCGAAAACCTTTTGGAAAATGTCGATCACTTGATCATTGGTGGTGGACTGGGTTATACATTTATTAAAGCGCAAGGTCATGAAATCGGTAATTCATTATTGGAAGAAGACAAAATAGAATTGGCCAAGTCTTTCATCGAAAGCGCAAAAGAAAAAGGTGTAAAATTGCATTTGCCTATCGATGCGGTTGTAACAGCTGAATTTTCACCTGATGCAGAGACAGAGAATGTCGATATCGATGCTATTCCAAGTGATAAAATGGCTCTGGATATCGGTCCAAAAACAAGTGGATTATTTGCGGATGTAATCAAAGGTTCCAAGCTTGTCATATGGAATGGACCAATGGGAGTATTCGAGTTCGATAAATTTGCTAATGGAACGAGAACGGTTGCTGAAGCATTGGCGGAAGCAAAAGATACTTACAGCATTGTAGGCGGAGGGGATTCAGCCGCAGCTGCTGAAAAGTTTGGCTTAGCAGAAAAGATGTCCCATATTTCAACAGGCGGCGGTGCATCTCTTGAGTTCATGGAAGGCAAGGAATTGCCTGGCGTTGTGGCCTTGAACGATAAATAA